One genomic window of Anthonomus grandis grandis chromosome 3, icAntGran1.3, whole genome shotgun sequence includes the following:
- the LOC126733693 gene encoding transcription factor Adf-1-like: MSPKQAKGLCRFTRELDEKLIELVSGNEVIYDSNHKFYKDFNVRDDVWLAISSIVGKTVKDCKVRWRSLRDLYHRKKKDQKMGKRMRISWEYMDSMSFLEKFTNEKPKTKHKPEDVSEDQDEEEEDPKIDVKIEFDSETPTTSQTQNGNLSDEASAPKKPRLEENNYQKYCDSSSAVLHLLREIRDMTKSRDDPVTAFFDSMAKTVVRFPPAEAAEVKLKVCQIVTEMECKIIEASGNYPDSFESFE, from the exons ATGTCGCCTAAACAAGCTAAGGGTTTGTGCAGGTTTACACGTGAATTAGACGAAAAACTGATCGAACTCGTGTCGGGAAATGAAGTTATATACGACTCGAATCATAAGTTTTATAAGGATTTTAACGTGCGAGACGATGTATGGCTGGCGATATCGTCGATAGTGGGAAAGACCG tgAAGGACTGCAAAGTACGATGGCGAAGCTTAAGAGATCTCTACCACAGAAAGAAAAAGGACCAAAAAATGGGAAAGCGAATGCGGATCTCGTGGGAGTATATGGATTCCATGTCTTTTCTTGAAAAGTTTACGAATGAAAAACC TAAAACCAAACATAAACCTGAAGATGTTTCCGAAGACCAAGACGAAGAAGAGGAAGACccaaaaatcgacgtaaaaatCGAATTCGACTCAGAAACTCCGACCACCAGTCAAACTCAAAACGGCAATTTGTCCGACGAGGCGAGTGCTCCAAAAAAACCCCGATTAGAGGagaataattatcaaaaatactgCGACAGCTCATCGGCAGTTCTGCACCTTCTAAGGGAAATAAGAGACATGACAAAGAGCAGAGATGATCCTGTAACGGCGTTTTTCGACAGCATGGCCAAAACGGTTGTAAGATTTCCACCAGCAGAAGCGGCTGAAGTTAAACTGAAGGTATGTCAAATTGTTACAGAAATGGAATGTAAAATTATAGAGGCGAGTGGAAATTATCCAGATAGTTTCGAAAGTTTCGAATAG